Proteins co-encoded in one Gemmatimonadaceae bacterium genomic window:
- a CDS encoding S8 family peptidase produces MIDLNLDYHDGREVARREVIDDIVQVVKGGSAFTAEEREAYRARLTRLSPLQYVAAKLTEEEIKNVVWRDVTQANNAWNQRRIYRVWPDFEVSACLTKSVSTVKADAARVAFKASGRDIVWAVMDSGIDGKHPHFATHQNLVLKEPIRHDTFVDEDNSDPLHDAFGHGTHVAGIIGGILAAPGRKKGVVYAAHSVREEKSNERRVDLRAVTEIGGIAPECKLVSMKVLDEHGSGTTTAIIRALQRVNEINQGGRRLLIHGVNLSLGYDFDPEWFACGQSPLCIEVDRLVRSGVVVVVAAGNSGYGFQNTQFTSVKSAGLALTINDPGNADAAITVGSTHREMPHLYGASFFSSKGPTGDGRIKPDLLAPGEKIVSCAAGSKKDDMLGQPPSASSPRAFKATDVQYIEDSGTSMAAPHVSGAIAAFLSVRREFQGQPERVKQLFMDNATDLKRDRYFQGRGLVDLMRTIQSV; encoded by the coding sequence GTGATCGACCTCAACCTCGACTACCACGACGGGCGAGAGGTGGCCCGCCGCGAGGTGATCGACGACATCGTTCAGGTGGTGAAGGGCGGGAGCGCCTTCACCGCCGAGGAACGCGAGGCGTATCGCGCGCGCCTCACGCGCCTTTCACCACTGCAGTACGTGGCGGCCAAACTCACCGAGGAAGAAATCAAGAACGTGGTGTGGCGCGACGTCACGCAGGCCAACAACGCCTGGAACCAGCGCCGCATCTATCGCGTGTGGCCCGATTTCGAGGTCTCGGCGTGCCTCACCAAGAGCGTGTCGACGGTGAAAGCCGATGCAGCGCGTGTCGCATTCAAGGCCAGCGGGCGCGACATCGTGTGGGCGGTCATGGACTCCGGCATCGATGGCAAGCACCCGCACTTCGCCACACACCAGAACCTCGTCCTCAAGGAACCCATCCGGCACGACACCTTCGTCGATGAAGACAACAGCGACCCGCTGCACGATGCCTTTGGTCACGGGACGCACGTGGCGGGGATCATTGGCGGGATACTCGCCGCGCCGGGACGGAAGAAGGGAGTCGTCTACGCGGCGCACAGCGTGCGCGAGGAGAAGAGCAACGAGCGTCGCGTCGACCTCCGCGCGGTCACGGAGATCGGCGGCATTGCCCCGGAATGCAAGCTCGTGAGCATGAAGGTGCTCGACGAGCACGGCAGCGGGACGACGACGGCAATCATCCGCGCCCTGCAACGGGTGAACGAGATCAACCAGGGCGGGCGTCGCCTCCTGATCCACGGCGTGAACCTCTCGCTCGGCTACGACTTCGATCCCGAGTGGTTTGCCTGCGGACAAAGTCCGCTGTGCATCGAGGTGGACCGGCTGGTGCGGTCGGGTGTGGTGGTGGTGGTGGCGGCGGGAAACTCGGGGTACGGCTTCCAGAACACGCAGTTCACGAGCGTGAAGTCGGCGGGGCTCGCGCTGACGATCAACGACCCGGGCAACGCCGACGCGGCGATCACGGTGGGCTCGACGCACCGCGAGATGCCGCACCTGTACGGCGCCTCGTTCTTCTCGTCCAAGGGCCCCACCGGCGACGGGCGCATCAAGCCCGATCTGCTGGCACCGGGGGAGAAGATCGTCTCCTGCGCCGCCGGCTCCAAGAAGGATGACATGCTGGGACAGCCGCCCAGCGCGTCGTCTCCCCGCGCCTTCAAGGCAACCGACGTGCAGTACATCGAGGACAGCGGGACGAGCATGGCCGCCCCGCATGTCTCTGGCGCCATTGCCGCCTTTCTCTCGGTGCGGCGCGAGTTCCAGGGACAGCCGGAGCGGGTGAAGCAGCTCTTCATGGACAACGCCACCGACCTCAAGCGCGATCGCTACTTCCAGGGGCGCGGGCTGGTGGACCTCATGCGAACCATTCAATCGGTCTGA
- a CDS encoding FKBP-type peptidyl-prolyl cis-trans isomerase yields MPQRRPVRHARPFRRIAVAAASFLAVTAAVACNNIGTTTPDAIPMEQQQWATSLQVTLSQFTRLTSGVYFLDSLVGTGATLSGTPTVSVLYSGYLPNGTKFDERVGTPICFALNNLIPGWQVGMQGMKIGGTRRLLIPPEYGYGSAGNGPVPGNANLLFNVTLVATGCTA; encoded by the coding sequence ATGCCCCAACGTCGTCCGGTTCGTCATGCCCGCCCGTTTCGCCGCATCGCCGTTGCGGCGGCTTCATTCCTCGCCGTCACCGCGGCCGTCGCCTGCAACAATATCGGCACCACGACGCCGGATGCGATCCCGATGGAGCAGCAGCAGTGGGCGACGTCGCTGCAGGTAACGTTGTCGCAGTTCACGCGCCTCACCTCGGGGGTCTACTTCCTCGATTCGCTGGTCGGGACCGGGGCCACGCTTTCGGGAACACCGACGGTGTCGGTTCTCTACTCGGGGTACCTCCCCAACGGGACCAAGTTCGACGAGCGCGTCGGCACCCCGATCTGCTTCGCGCTCAACAACCTCATTCCGGGGTGGCAGGTGGGGATGCAGGGGATGAAGATCGGTGGGACGCGTCGCCTCCTCATTCCACCCGAGTACGGATATGGGTCTGCCGGGAACGGCCCTGTTCCGGGCAACGCGAACCTGCTGTTCAATGTCACGCTCGTCGCCACGGGGTGCACCGCGTAG
- a CDS encoding M20/M25/M40 family metallo-hydrolase, with amino-acid sequence MRPLHRSQHFSHTARPETRLAPIAVPSRALAATLAAALSGALALAVAVAPSVARAQSWPTSDPVIRKIWDEGMTNSQVARLGQVLSDSIGPRLTGAPGMKKGNDWLVATYAGWGIEAKNEQYGTWKGWRRGTSHIDLIEPRVRTLEGTMLAWSAGTANKDVTGEVVVLPEFADSNAFVAWLPQAKGKFVLVSMLQPTCRPDDNWEKFALPETFERMKAARTAAQTAWQKRVQATGYGTGLGTGFLGARLEQGGVAGVIASNWSRGWGVQKVFDSRTSKVPSFDLSCEDYGLLYRLADNKQGPKVRVRADAEFLGEVPVFNTVARIPGAQKPDEYVVLSAHFDSWDGGSGTTDNGTGTVVMAEALRILKQVYPNPRRTIIVGHWGGEEQGLNGSRGYAKDHPEVVKGLQALFNQDNGTGRVVNFSASGFTTASGNVARWMSNIPAEIARNVNLSFPGAPAGGGSDNASFVCYGAPAFGLGALDWSYGTYTWHTQRDTYDKMVAEEVRTNATLTAMLAYLASEDPETLSRDRRTFDRGPAASQGGGFPAPSNWPACTEPLRMSSEYKR; translated from the coding sequence ATGCGCCCTCTGCATCGTTCGCAGCACTTCTCGCACACCGCTCGGCCGGAGACGCGGTTGGCGCCCATCGCCGTCCCCTCGCGTGCCCTCGCCGCCACGCTCGCCGCTGCGCTTTCCGGCGCACTCGCGCTGGCCGTCGCCGTGGCGCCCTCGGTCGCGCGCGCGCAGTCCTGGCCCACCAGCGACCCCGTCATCCGGAAGATCTGGGATGAAGGGATGACCAACTCGCAGGTGGCGCGCCTGGGGCAGGTACTGAGCGACTCGATCGGCCCGCGCCTTACCGGTGCGCCGGGAATGAAGAAAGGGAACGACTGGCTCGTTGCGACCTACGCCGGATGGGGAATCGAGGCAAAGAACGAGCAATACGGGACGTGGAAGGGGTGGCGTCGCGGCACGTCGCACATCGACCTGATCGAGCCGCGCGTGCGCACGCTCGAAGGGACGATGCTTGCCTGGAGCGCCGGAACAGCCAACAAGGACGTCACCGGTGAAGTCGTCGTCCTTCCCGAGTTTGCCGACTCCAACGCGTTCGTTGCCTGGCTGCCGCAGGCGAAGGGGAAGTTCGTCCTCGTCTCGATGCTCCAACCCACGTGCCGTCCCGACGACAACTGGGAGAAGTTCGCCCTCCCCGAGACCTTCGAGCGGATGAAGGCGGCGCGCACCGCGGCACAGACGGCGTGGCAGAAGCGCGTGCAAGCCACCGGCTACGGCACCGGGCTCGGCACTGGCTTCCTTGGGGCGCGACTGGAGCAGGGGGGCGTTGCCGGTGTCATTGCCAGCAACTGGTCGCGCGGCTGGGGGGTGCAGAAGGTCTTCGACTCGCGCACCAGCAAGGTGCCGTCGTTCGACCTTTCGTGCGAGGATTACGGGCTGCTCTACCGCCTGGCGGACAACAAGCAGGGACCGAAGGTGCGCGTGCGCGCCGACGCCGAGTTCCTGGGCGAGGTTCCTGTCTTCAACACGGTGGCTCGCATCCCGGGCGCGCAGAAGCCTGACGAGTACGTTGTCCTCTCGGCGCACTTCGACTCGTGGGACGGCGGCTCGGGGACGACGGACAACGGGACCGGGACCGTGGTCATGGCCGAGGCGCTGCGCATCCTCAAGCAGGTGTACCCCAATCCCAGGCGCACCATCATCGTCGGGCATTGGGGCGGAGAGGAGCAGGGGCTCAACGGTTCGCGCGGCTACGCCAAGGACCATCCCGAGGTCGTGAAGGGGCTGCAGGCGCTGTTCAACCAGGACAACGGGACCGGGCGCGTCGTGAACTTCTCGGCGTCGGGCTTCACCACCGCCAGCGGCAACGTGGCGCGCTGGATGTCCAACATCCCCGCCGAGATTGCGCGCAACGTCAACCTCTCCTTCCCCGGTGCGCCGGCGGGGGGCGGTTCCGACAACGCGTCGTTTGTCTGTTACGGCGCGCCGGCGTTCGGCCTGGGCGCGCTCGACTGGTCGTACGGGACGTACACCTGGCACACCCAGCGTGACACGTACGACAAGATGGTGGCGGAGGAGGTGCGCACCAACGCGACGTTGACGGCGATGCTGGCCTACCTCGCGTCGGAAGATCCGGAGACGCTGTCGCGCGACCGTCGCACCTTTGACCGCGGTCCCGCGGCGTCGCAGGGGGGCGGCTTCCCGGCGCCGAGCAACTGGCCGGCGTGCACCGAGCCGTTGCGCATGTCGTCGGAGTACAAGCGCTAG
- a CDS encoding acetoacetate--CoA ligase, giving the protein MTGSTGASGLQDDADHALWRPSPERVSRSALWHFARQVQASEGVPCVADGQVDYAALHRWSVDHPERFWAAIWRLGGIVADGESGWPPWTAVLHGGERMAPPDRLRGPRWFAGVRLNFAEHLLRRRDDAEALVAWNEEGRRSSLTHAELYRQVQRAAAALRAHGVRPGDRIAAFMPNVPETVVAMLAATSIGAVWSSCSPDFGVNGVLDRFGQIAPRLLLACDGYRYAGKSIDTRERVADIARRLPAIERVVVVPKLGDAAPLGTIRDAVAWNDWLAEGDAWRATPAAAELPEFERLPFDHPLYIMYSSGTTGLPKCMVHGAGGTLLQHLKEHILHGDLTRDDRIFYFTTCGWMMWNWLVSALAVGACVVLYDGAATAAVASDTAPGARPSMLWAMAEAERLTVFGTSAKYLALAEKEGLAPGRAHDLSALRLILSTGSPLAPPSFDYVYRAIKRDVQLSSISGGTDIISCFVLGNPCGPVWRGELQVAGLGMAVEVYGDDGRAVDSGPGELVCTRPFPSMPVAFWNDADGSKYHAAYFDRYPGVWRHGDWIERTAHGGYVISGRSDATLNPGGVRIGTAEIYREVEQLPEIVESLVVGQEVGTANNRDVRIVLFVRLRDGVALDDALRARIVRQVRANTSPHHVPRVIVAVPDIPRTISGKITELAVRDVIHGRAVRNTDALANPAALDYFRNLPQLSE; this is encoded by the coding sequence ATGACGGGCTCCACCGGCGCATCCGGCCTGCAGGACGATGCGGACCACGCGCTCTGGCGTCCCTCGCCGGAGCGCGTGTCGCGTTCGGCGCTGTGGCACTTTGCCCGCCAGGTGCAGGCGTCGGAGGGGGTGCCTTGTGTGGCGGATGGGCAGGTGGACTATGCGGCGCTGCACCGCTGGTCGGTGGATCATCCCGAACGCTTCTGGGCGGCGATCTGGCGGCTGGGCGGTATTGTAGCTGACGGGGAAAGCGGGTGGCCGCCGTGGACGGCGGTCCTGCACGGGGGCGAGCGCATGGCGCCTCCCGACCGATTGCGTGGCCCGCGCTGGTTCGCGGGGGTGCGCCTCAACTTCGCGGAGCACCTGCTGCGCCGCCGCGACGACGCAGAGGCGCTGGTCGCCTGGAACGAGGAGGGGCGCCGCTCGTCGCTGACGCACGCCGAGCTGTACCGACAGGTGCAACGCGCGGCGGCGGCGCTGCGCGCGCACGGCGTGCGGCCCGGCGACCGGATTGCCGCCTTCATGCCCAACGTCCCCGAGACCGTCGTCGCCATGCTCGCCGCCACCAGCATCGGCGCCGTCTGGTCGTCGTGCTCCCCCGACTTCGGCGTGAACGGGGTGCTGGACCGCTTCGGCCAGATCGCGCCGCGCCTCCTCCTGGCCTGTGACGGTTATCGCTACGCCGGCAAGTCGATCGACACGCGCGAACGCGTGGCTGACATCGCCCGCCGTCTCCCGGCGATCGAGCGCGTGGTGGTCGTCCCCAAACTCGGCGATGCAGCGCCACTGGGGACCATTCGCGACGCCGTTGCCTGGAACGACTGGCTGGCGGAGGGCGACGCGTGGCGCGCCACACCGGCCGCCGCCGAGTTGCCGGAGTTCGAGCGCCTCCCGTTCGACCACCCGCTGTACATCATGTACTCGTCAGGCACCACCGGGTTGCCCAAGTGCATGGTGCACGGCGCCGGCGGCACCCTCCTGCAGCACCTCAAGGAGCACATCCTGCACGGCGACCTCACGCGCGACGACCGGATCTTCTACTTCACCACGTGTGGGTGGATGATGTGGAACTGGCTGGTGAGCGCGCTGGCGGTGGGCGCATGCGTGGTGCTGTACGACGGGGCGGCCACCGCCGCTGTCGCCAGTGACACGGCACCCGGCGCACGGCCGTCGATGTTGTGGGCCATGGCGGAGGCGGAACGACTCACGGTCTTCGGCACGTCGGCGAAGTACCTCGCGCTGGCCGAAAAGGAGGGGCTCGCACCGGGGCGCGCGCATGACCTGTCGGCGCTGCGCCTGATCCTCTCCACCGGATCGCCACTGGCACCGCCGTCGTTCGACTACGTGTACCGCGCGATCAAGCGCGACGTGCAGCTCAGCTCCATCTCCGGGGGGACCGACATCATCTCCTGCTTCGTGCTGGGCAACCCGTGCGGCCCCGTGTGGCGGGGCGAGTTGCAGGTGGCGGGGTTGGGAATGGCGGTGGAGGTGTACGGCGACGATGGGCGTGCCGTCGACTCTGGCCCCGGGGAGCTGGTCTGCACCCGTCCGTTCCCGTCGATGCCGGTCGCCTTCTGGAACGACGCCGACGGGAGCAAGTACCACGCGGCCTACTTCGACCGCTATCCCGGCGTGTGGCGCCACGGCGATTGGATCGAGCGCACGGCGCACGGCGGGTACGTGATCTCGGGGCGCAGCGATGCCACGCTCAATCCCGGCGGTGTGCGCATCGGGACGGCGGAGATCTACCGGGAGGTGGAGCAGCTCCCCGAGATCGTGGAAAGCCTGGTGGTCGGGCAGGAGGTCGGGACGGCGAACAATCGAGACGTGCGCATCGTCCTGTTTGTCCGCCTGCGCGACGGTGTCGCACTCGATGACGCGCTGCGTGCGCGTATCGTGCGACAGGTGCGCGCCAACACGTCCCCCCACCACGTCCCGCGGGTGATCGTCGCGGTCCCGGACATTCCGCGCACCATCAGTGGCAAGATCACCGAACTTGCCGTGCGCGACGTGATCCACGGGCGCGCGGTGCGCAACACCGACGCCCTGGCCAATCCCGCGGCGCTGGACTACTTCCGCAACCTGCCTCAACTCTCGGAGTAG
- a CDS encoding alpha-hydroxy-acid oxidizing protein has product MLNLSELEARASETMEPSAWGYCAGGANDEITLRDNRLAWDRLAIRYRTMVDVSVRDLSTTVLGARVGFPVLVAPTAMQKLAHPDGEVAMARACGACDTLMCVSTTATTTLEDVRAASPAAAWFQLYVYQDRGATRALLERAREAGYTAIVLTVDAPMLGRRERDLRNRFTLPPHLSIANAVAAGAGHDRLPKGDAEGSGLTKHLTALHDAALTPQDITWVREVTGLPVLVKGIVRGDDAVRAVNHGASGVVVSNHGGRQLDTAIASARALPEVVEALAGSGEVYVDGGIRRGTDIVKAIALGARAVMVGRPPLWGLAVGGEHGVVEVLAHLRHEFDLAMSLTGCRSVSELTRDLVVDA; this is encoded by the coding sequence ATGCTCAACCTCTCGGAGCTCGAGGCGCGCGCGTCGGAGACGATGGAGCCGTCGGCGTGGGGGTATTGCGCCGGCGGGGCCAACGACGAGATCACGCTGCGCGACAACCGGTTGGCGTGGGACCGCCTCGCGATCCGCTACCGCACGATGGTGGACGTGAGCGTGCGCGACCTGTCCACCACCGTGCTCGGCGCGCGTGTCGGCTTTCCCGTGTTGGTGGCGCCGACGGCGATGCAGAAGCTGGCGCACCCCGACGGCGAGGTGGCCATGGCGCGCGCGTGCGGGGCGTGCGACACGCTCATGTGCGTGAGCACCACGGCGACCACCACGCTCGAGGATGTGCGCGCGGCGTCACCGGCGGCCGCGTGGTTCCAGCTGTACGTGTACCAGGATCGTGGGGCTACGCGCGCACTACTGGAGCGCGCGCGCGAGGCGGGCTACACCGCGATCGTCCTCACCGTCGACGCGCCGATGCTGGGGCGGCGCGAGCGCGACCTGCGCAATCGCTTCACGTTGCCGCCGCACCTGTCCATCGCCAACGCCGTGGCTGCGGGTGCCGGGCACGATCGCCTCCCCAAGGGCGATGCCGAGGGGTCGGGGCTCACCAAGCACCTGACGGCGCTGCACGACGCCGCGCTCACGCCGCAGGACATCACCTGGGTTCGCGAGGTTACCGGGCTCCCGGTGCTCGTGAAGGGGATCGTGCGGGGCGACGATGCGGTGCGCGCGGTGAACCACGGGGCCTCGGGCGTGGTGGTCTCCAACCACGGCGGGCGCCAGCTGGACACGGCGATCGCCAGCGCACGGGCGCTCCCCGAGGTGGTGGAGGCGCTGGCGGGAAGCGGCGAGGTCTACGTGGACGGCGGGATCCGCCGCGGAACGGACATCGTGAAGGCCATCGCGTTAGGCGCCCGCGCCGTCATGGTGGGGCGTCCGCCGCTGTGGGGGCTGGCGGTGGGCGGTGAGCACGGCGTGGTGGAGGTGCTGGCGCACCTGCGCCATGAGTTCGATCTGGCCATGTCGCTCACCGGGTGCCGGTCGGTGTCGGAACTGACGCGCGACCTGGTGGTAGACGCCTAG
- a CDS encoding peptidase: MSLFPIPTRRRMFDTVPPRTPRVRRLVASAAFTLGAGTALALSAVPVQAQGRVTSPKEFFGFNIGDDYKLATYTQFIDYWKKIDSESDRMVVQEIGKSAEGRPQLMAIITSPENFRLLDRYKEIARKLAMAEGLTDAEARALAKEGKAVVWFDGGLHATEVLGAHQLIETTYQLISRNDEETQRILKDDIILAVHANPDGMELVSSWYMQEPDDKKKTFGTIPRLYQKYIGHDNNRDFFILNQNESINIARIQYSEWFPQIVYNHHQTGPAGTVMFAPPFRDPFNYNFDPLIPLGIDMVGSAMHTRFAVEGKPGVTMRSGSSYSTWWNGGLRTLAYFHNMIGLLTETIGSPTPMEIPLVVNNQLPRADLPYPIAPQEWHFRQSIDYSVTANYAVFDIASKRKEDFLFNIYRMAKNMIDRGNRDSWTVTPTEVAELQARINKERAAGAATGNGRDRLSAALNPFGGTVPSSYMSALRDPAKRDPRGYIIPTTQPDFGTATKFVNALRKANVTVQRATAAFTVNGKQYPAGSYVVKSAQAFRPHVLDMFEPQDHPNDFAYPGGPPRPPYDNAGWTLAFQMGIQFDRILDGFDCPCEKIEGLATPPALTVANGAGAKGYVIDPRVNDAFVVANRALKAGAAVYRVNEPLTMGNVTHPAGAWYLGASGATKSIVEKAAKELGVPVHGTSAGPGNATRISPKRIALWDTYGGSMPSGHTRWLLEQFEFPFDVIYSPVIDAGNLKAKYDVIVFVTGAIPAARREGGSELSAMMERFNRQPAPNEIPAQYRSWLGRLSADKSVPQLKQFLEQGGTVITVGTSTNLAYHLGLPVYDYLVEKTPTGEEREIPREKFYVPGSVLRASVDNSVPVAYGLNAETDVFFDDSPTFRLGPDAALKGVRPVAWFATDHPLRSGWAWGQGYLEGGVAAAEAKVGKGMLYLFGPEVTFRATPHGTFKFLFNGIYADGGK; this comes from the coding sequence ATGTCCCTTTTCCCCATCCCCACGAGACGTCGCATGTTCGATACGGTCCCACCCCGAACGCCGCGCGTTCGTCGCCTGGTCGCGAGCGCCGCGTTCACCCTCGGCGCAGGCACAGCGCTGGCCCTGAGTGCCGTCCCCGTGCAGGCACAGGGGCGCGTCACTTCGCCCAAGGAGTTCTTCGGCTTCAACATCGGCGATGACTACAAGCTCGCCACCTACACCCAGTTCATCGACTACTGGAAGAAGATCGACAGCGAGTCGGATCGCATGGTGGTGCAGGAGATCGGCAAGTCGGCCGAGGGGCGCCCGCAGCTCATGGCGATCATCACGTCGCCGGAGAACTTCCGGCTCCTCGACCGTTACAAGGAGATTGCCCGCAAGCTGGCGATGGCCGAGGGGCTCACCGACGCCGAGGCGCGTGCGCTGGCCAAGGAAGGGAAGGCGGTGGTCTGGTTCGACGGCGGGTTGCACGCGACCGAGGTGCTCGGCGCGCACCAGCTCATCGAGACCACGTACCAGCTCATCTCGCGCAACGACGAGGAGACGCAGCGCATCCTGAAGGACGACATCATCCTCGCGGTGCATGCCAACCCGGACGGGATGGAGCTGGTGTCGTCGTGGTACATGCAGGAGCCCGATGACAAGAAGAAGACGTTCGGGACCATTCCGCGCCTGTACCAGAAGTACATCGGGCACGACAACAACCGCGACTTCTTCATCCTGAACCAGAACGAGTCGATCAACATCGCGCGGATCCAGTATTCGGAGTGGTTCCCGCAGATCGTCTACAACCACCACCAGACGGGTCCGGCGGGGACGGTGATGTTCGCGCCACCGTTCCGCGACCCGTTCAACTACAACTTCGACCCGCTCATCCCGTTAGGCATCGACATGGTGGGCTCGGCGATGCACACGCGCTTTGCCGTGGAAGGGAAGCCGGGCGTCACGATGCGCTCGGGGTCGAGCTACTCCACGTGGTGGAACGGCGGGCTTCGCACGCTGGCGTACTTCCACAACATGATCGGCCTCCTCACGGAGACCATCGGGTCGCCGACGCCGATGGAGATTCCGCTGGTGGTGAACAACCAGCTCCCGCGCGCCGACCTTCCGTATCCCATCGCGCCGCAGGAGTGGCATTTCCGCCAGTCGATCGACTACTCGGTCACCGCGAACTACGCCGTGTTCGACATCGCCTCGAAGCGGAAGGAAGACTTCCTCTTCAACATCTACCGGATGGCGAAGAACATGATCGACCGCGGCAACCGCGACTCGTGGACGGTGACGCCCACCGAGGTGGCGGAGCTGCAGGCGAGGATCAACAAGGAGCGTGCAGCGGGCGCGGCGACGGGGAACGGGCGTGACCGTCTGTCGGCGGCGCTCAACCCGTTTGGCGGGACGGTCCCCAGCTCGTACATGTCGGCGCTGCGCGACCCGGCCAAGCGCGACCCGCGCGGCTACATCATCCCGACGACGCAGCCCGACTTCGGGACGGCGACCAAGTTCGTGAATGCGCTGCGCAAGGCAAACGTCACCGTGCAGCGCGCCACCGCGGCGTTCACGGTGAATGGCAAGCAGTACCCGGCGGGCTCGTATGTGGTGAAGTCGGCGCAGGCGTTCCGCCCGCACGTCCTCGACATGTTCGAGCCGCAGGATCACCCGAACGACTTCGCGTATCCGGGCGGGCCGCCGCGGCCGCCGTATGACAATGCCGGGTGGACGCTCGCCTTCCAGATGGGGATCCAGTTCGATCGCATCCTCGACGGCTTCGACTGCCCGTGCGAGAAGATCGAGGGGCTGGCGACGCCGCCGGCACTCACCGTGGCGAATGGTGCTGGTGCCAAGGGCTACGTGATCGATCCGCGCGTCAACGATGCCTTCGTCGTGGCCAACCGCGCGCTCAAGGCCGGCGCCGCGGTGTACCGCGTCAACGAGCCGCTCACGATGGGAAACGTGACGCATCCGGCCGGCGCCTGGTACCTCGGCGCCAGCGGCGCCACCAAGTCGATCGTCGAGAAGGCGGCGAAGGAACTCGGCGTCCCGGTGCACGGCACCAGCGCCGGTCCGGGGAACGCCACGCGCATCTCGCCCAAGCGCATCGCGCTGTGGGACACGTACGGCGGCTCCATGCCGTCCGGGCACACGCGCTGGCTGCTGGAGCAGTTCGAGTTCCCCTTCGACGTGATCTACTCGCCGGTGATCGACGCCGGCAACCTGAAGGCCAAGTATGACGTGATCGTCTTCGTGACGGGTGCCATTCCGGCGGCGCGTCGCGAGGGCGGGAGCGAGCTGTCGGCGATGATGGAGCGCTTCAACCGCCAGCCCGCGCCTAACGAAATCCCGGCGCAGTACCGCTCGTGGCTGGGGCGCCTCTCGGCGGACAAGAGCGTTCCGCAGCTCAAGCAGTTCCTCGAGCAGGGCGGGACGGTGATCACGGTGGGGACGTCGACCAACCTGGCGTATCACCTCGGGCTCCCGGTGTACGACTATCTCGTGGAGAAGACCCCCACGGGCGAGGAGCGCGAGATTCCGCGGGAGAAGTTCTACGTTCCGGGCTCGGTGCTCCGGGCCAGCGTCGACAACAGCGTCCCGGTCGCCTACGGCCTCAACGCCGAGACCGACGTCTTCTTCGACGACTCGCCGACGTTCCGCCTGGGCCCGGATGCCGCGCTCAAGGGGGTGCGTCCGGTGGCGTGGTTCGCCACCGACCACCCGCTGCGCTCCGGTTGGGCGTGGGGGCAGGGCTACCTCGAGGGCGGCGTTGCGGCTGCCGAGGCCAAGGTGGGGAAGGGGATGCTCTACCTCTTTGGTCCCGAGGTGACGTTCCGCGCCACGCCGCACGGGACGTTCAAGTTCCTGTTCAACGGGATCTACGCTGACGGCGGGAAGTAG